In one window of Henckelia pumila isolate YLH828 chromosome 1, ASM3356847v2, whole genome shotgun sequence DNA:
- the LOC140883985 gene encoding endoribonuclease Dicer homolog 3, translating into MESEEGKTKNPLKRSSETLTDLPASEPMDIDASFEPTDYQMKVVTEAVKRNTVAVLETEVGKSTMSVMLIKEVGESLKRNVGDKKLIVFLAPTVHLVHLQCKEIKSHTKLQVEEYYGAKGVDDWNAEIWQKEINEHDVLVMTPQILLDALRKSFLNFETFCLIVLDECHHATGNHPYAKIMKEFYHKSANRPKIFGMTASPVIRKSLSSTKYSGDQIMQLESLLDSRVYYTTEDTMEQDEFIWAPKQTCRFYEPLLPPPMEVTENLESSLHKFDAVLLDTQRLASEYKDTDDKHKRLRERLADDHEKILFCLRSLGFVCAYEAVKICLENVPKVQEKCEFHSKSIRQYESSLQEALSIIEASCPGEHKRLVDVVNGGPDAADAGLISSKLHELLEIFRTFGKATEVLCIVFFERIIAAEVVERVIKKVTDLSHVNITCLSGSNYAVVGPKAWNEVLESLHFGKVNLLFSTDVVEEGYQVPVPKFSYVIYFDLPKTVCRYVQSPGQVHLNDSQYIIMLERGNNKQIDQVSYITKSEISMTHTAMNRDPDGCVEISDTNEEAVCSVNVTGASVTADSSISLIDRYCKKFPRDKYFVPEPKFEFVQEGHVMGDLNDHLLPYNEESPKEDCMTDVKVISSGAGTTKRKELHGSVSIRTLSGTLGDKLDGATFYAYKLNFSCNLAEEKFSSFVLLLETKLDSDVGNIEVELYLIAKFVRSSVSFSGLTNLDAKQVAKVKCFQELMFNSLFGKLFVKSSSGERMFLLNSRESLWNLSNNYLLVPLESVDEASQECVRINWTGIDSCVSAVEFLKKNAWLNFKQPEAIDKNSSAHVKDSVVTKLDCNVIHLANRSASVDNGLKGMVVVAIHTGRIYSILDALADTSSESPFEGETETSYLSFADYYKKRYKILLKYPEQPLLLLKQSHNSHNLLVDFRNEGGGKNVVRKPNQPARIPPELLIGTDLRTDVMKSFYLLPSLMHRMESLMLASQLRQEIAHHTSELNIPSSVILEALTTLRCMERFSMERLELLGDAVLKYAVSCRLFLKYPKKHEGQLSYHRSRIVSNSTLHKFGVDRQLQGYIRDCAFDPRQWTAPGQRSIWPSPCNHCVDTREVPMDEIFFTEDVKIMVGNTCSKGHRWMGSKTISDCVEALIGAYYVGGGLTAALSLMKWLGIETELEPSLIDDAIKAASLHSYAPHIEAINILESKIGYKFNVKGLVLEALTHATEGFDHCYQRLEFLGDSVLDILITRHLYESHKDIDPGELTDLRSASVNNNNFAFAAVRHNLHPHLLHQSECLRDQISSFVKSVSGMSSKTLTPENIAPKALGDLVESIVGAILIDSKLDLDEVWKAVEPLLSPIVTPEKLELPPSRELIELCDSLGYFVKEKYTPIGDAVHAELTLQLESVLLNGQGSGPNRKAAKGMAALCLLKKLEARGISSSKRKHHQPDQGSDGNIRSSTFSEGSNHVACKKPKTTRPNIPSDQLNVESTEKAGDSKDLDIPVVPPVDMKKGGPRISLYNLCKKLQWPMPSFDTREQKSRIPIQFGDVQGFSSFESEISLTIPDLGVIKLSGEARADKKSSFDSAALLMMNELERLGKIVISA; encoded by the exons AAATCAttcttgaattttgaaacattttGCCTGATTGTCCTAGATGAATGTCATCATGCGACCGGTAATCACCCTTATGCGAAAATAATGAAG GAATTTTATCACAAATCTGCAAATAGACCCAAGATTTTTGGGATGACTGCTTCTCCAGTGATTAGAAAAA GTCTCTCTTCCACAAAATATTCTGGGGACCAAATTATGCAGCTTGAATCACTCTTGGATTCACGG GTTTATTATACTACAGAGGATACAATGGAACAAGATGAATTTATCTGGGCACCAAAGCAGACATGCAGATTTTATGAGCCGCTACTGCCTCCCCCTATGGAAGTGACAGAAAACCTAGAATCTTCGTTACATAAG TTTGATGCGGTTTTGCTCGACACACAAAGGTTAGCAAGTGAGTACAAAGACACTGACGATAAGCATAAGAGATTGAGAGAGAGACTGGCGGATGATCacgaaaaaattttgttttgcctGAGAAGTCTTGGGTTTGTATGTGCTTATGAG GCCGTTAAAATATGCCTAGAGAATGTTCCTAAGGTTCAAGAAAAGTGTGAATTTCATAGCAAAAGTATTAGGCAATATGAAAGTTCTCTTCAGGAGGCTCTGTCAATTATTGAAGCATCATGCCCCGggg AACATAAGAGGCTTGTAGATGTTGTTAATGGTGGGCCAGATGCTGCAGACGCTGGCCTAATATCTTCAAAATTGCACGAGCTTCTTGAaatatttagaacatttgg GAAAGCAACGGAAGTCCTTTGTATTGTATTTTTTGAAAGAATAATTGCTGCTGAAGTGGTTGAAAGAGTGATAAAAAAGGTTACTGATTTGTCCCATGTTAACATTACATGTCTATCTGGAAGTAACTATGCAGTTGTTGGACCGAAAGCATGGAATGAAGTCCTAGAATCACTTCATTTTGGGAAG GTCAATCTTTTATTTTCAACTGATGTGGTTGAAGAGGGATATCAAGTGCCCGTGCCCAAATTCTCCTATGTCATTTATTTTGATCTACCAAAAACTGTTTGTCGTTATGTTCAGTCACCGGGACAAGTTCATCTAAATGATTCTCAATACATCATCATGCTTGAAAG AGGAAACAACAAGCAAATCGATCAAGTGTCCTACATTACCAAGAGTGAGATTTCTATGACACATACAGCCATGAATAGGGATCCTGATGGTTGCGTGGAAATTTCTGACACGAACGAAGAAGCTGTGTGTTCTGTAAATGTGACTGGGGCATCGGTGACTGCAGATTCTAGCATCAGTCTTATAGATAGATACTGCAAGAAATTCCCCAGAGACAA ATACTTCGTTCCAGAGCCAAAATTTGAGTTTGTGCAGGAGGGGCACGTGATGGGAGATCTTAATGATCATCTTCTTCCTTACAATGAAGAGTCTCCAAAGGAAGACTGCATGACTGATGTCAAAGTAATATCTTCAGGGGCAG GAACAACAAAGAGAAAGGAGCTACACGGTTCAGTTAGCATACGAACGTTGTCCGGAACTTTGGGAGATAAACTTGATGGTGCAACGTTTTATGCGTACAAACTGAATTTTTCTTGTAACCTTGCTGAAGAGAAATTTTCAAGTTTTGTGCTTCTATTGGAGACAAAGCTTGACAGTGATGTGGGAAACATTGAAGTGGAATTGTACTTGATAGCAAAATTTGTCAGATCTTCTGTTTCGTTTTCTGGTCTTACAAATTTGGATGCTAAACAG GTGGCAAAAGTGAAGTGCTTTCAAGAACTGATGTTTAATAGTTTATTTGGCAAACTCTTTGTCAAATCATCATCTGGAGAGAGGATGTTTTTACTTAATAGCAGGGAATCCTTGTGGAATTTGTCTAATAATTATTTACTAGTACCCCTGGAGTCGGTGGATGAGGCTAGTCAGGAATGTGTGAGAATCAACTGGACAGGGATTGATTCTTGTGTTTCAGCAGTAgaatttctgaaaaaaaatgCTTGGTTAAATTTTAAGCAGCCTGAAGCCATTGACAAAAACTCGTCAGCTCATGTGAAAGATTCGGTCGTCACTAAATTAGATTGCAATGTGATTCACTTGGCCAACAGATCTGCTTCTGTGGACAACGGCCTTAAGGGGATGGTAGTTGTTGCCATCCATACTGGCAGAATTTATTCTATTTTGGATGCACTTGCTGATACGTCTAGTGAAAGCCCATTTGAGGGAGAGACTGAAACAAGCTATTTATCTTTTGCTGATTATTATAAGAAAAG GTATAAAATTCTTCTAAAATATCCAGAACAGCCTCTGTTACTTCTAAAGCAGAGCCACAATTCACACAATCTTCTCGTAGACTTTAGAAACGAAG GTGGTGGGAAAAATGTTGTGCGAAAGCCAAATCAACCTGCACGTATACCGCCGGAACTTCTCATCGGAACGGACCTCAGAACAGATGTAATGAAGTCATTCTACTTGTTACCTTCACTAATGCATCGAATGGAGTCTTTGATGTTGGCTAGCCAACTTAGACAAGAAATAGCACATCATACTAGCGAATTAAATATTCCAAGCTCGGTG ATTTTGGAAGCTCTCACCACACTAAGATGTATGGAACGATTTTCCATGGAGAGGTTGGAATTACTCGGAGATGCAGTTTTAAAGTATGCTGTAAGCTGCCGCCTCTTTCTCAAGTATCCGAAGAAGCACGAAGGACAATTATCTTATCATCGTTCTAGGATTGTTAGTAACTCAACACTTCATAAATTCGGAGTCGATCGCCAGTTGCAG gGATATATACGAGATTGTGCATTTGATCCACGTCAGTGGACCGCTCCTGGACAACGCTCAATATGGCCTTCTCCATGCAATCACTGCGTGGATACAAGGGAGGTTCCTatggatgaaattttttttacggAGGATGTAAAAATAATGGTTGGAAACACGTGCAGTAAAGGTCATCGATGGATGGGTTCAAAGACCATATCTGACTGTGTTGAAGCTCTAATTGGAGCATATTATGTTGGTGGGGGATTAACTGCTGCCCTTAGTCTGATGAAGTGGCTAGGCATAGAGACTGAACTCGAGCCTTCATTGATAGATGATGCTATTAAAGCTGCGTCTCTACATTCTTATGCTCCACATATTGAAGCTATCAACATTCTAGAGTCGAAGATTGgctataaatttaatgtcaagGGATTGGTGCTAGAGGCCCTAACTCATGCAACTGAAGGTTTTGATCATTGTTACCAG CGGCTGGAATTTTTGGGCGACTCTGTACTGGACATACTTATCACGAGGCACCTTTATGAAAGTCATAAAGATATTGATCCAGGGGAGTTGACAGATTTACGTTCCGCATCCGTGAATAATAACAACTTTGCCTTCGCCGCTGTGAGGCACAACCTTCATCCACACCTTCTGCATCAGTCCGAGTGTCTTAGAGATCAAATATCATCATTTGTCAAGTCTGTTTCTGGTATGAGCAGCAAGACACTAACACCGGAAAACATAGCTCCTAAG GCACTCGGAGACTTGGTCGAAAGCATAGTTGGGGCTATTCTTATTGACTCTAAACTAGATTTGGATGAAGTTTGGAAGGCTGTTGAACCGCTTCTATCGCCGATTGTGACTCCTGAAAAGCTCGAACTTCCTCCTTCCCGTGAGCTAATTGAGTTGTGCGACTCTCTTGGTTACTTTGTCAAAGAAAAGTATACTCCAATAGGAGATGCCGTGCATGCCGAACTTACTTTACAGCTTGAAAGTGTGCTATTGAATGGGCAAGGCTCTGGACCCAACAGGAAAGCTGCAAAGGGAATGGCAGCTCTTTGTTTGTTGAAGAAACTAGAG GCCAGAGGAATTTCATCTTCCAAGCGTAAACATCACCAGCCAGATCAGGGCTCTGATGGTAACATCAGATCTTCAACATTCAGTGAAGGTTCTAATCACGTAGCATGCAAAAAGCCCAAGACAACTCGGCCAAATATACCTAGTGATCAGTTGAACGTGGAATCCACTGAAAAAGCCGGTGATTCTAAAGATCTCGACATTCCCG TGGTGCCGCCAGTTGACATGAAGAAAGGAGGACCACGGATCTCACTTTACAACCTCTGCAAGAAACTTCAGTGGCCAATGCCTTCTTTTGACACCAGGGAGCAAAAATCAAG GATTCCCATTCAGTTTGGTGACGTACAAGGCTTCAGTAGTTTTGAGTCAGAAATCAGTCTTACTATTCCAGATCTCGGCGTAATTAAACTCTCAGGAGAGGCGAGGGCGGATAAGAAGAGTTCATTTGACTCAGCTGCACTTCTGATGATGAATGAACTGGAGAGACTGGGGAAGATTGTTATTAGTGCATAG
- the LOC140874054 gene encoding uncharacterized protein: MTEKVGGGVGGGGRVEVIKGKGCSRLFLEVSSSFRGIQSFSLEPMSPASTVSVISEHPVKSHGPLSGLVICVTGLSKETRKQVKEATERLGGQYSPHLHARCTHLVVQSFCGHKFEYALKHGPANGLFLVSISWFVDSVKKNVRMDESFYRMGAQNDYPTRIDKNLVADNGCLPAGLLNHSIQLDKMEGSLLRFPERETKRPNVLSFCSGQSFYIDVDVPAELHHRVAEALSVEGATLSQWFVGCNASHVICEGPSVRKYLGHLSYLVTPQWVLKSAKEKCQQRLVNLSSDLARYTGVMLNAFHDSVSKEEVKRVTSPRNVPSPVIKASPEERQMKVNLAKDGVRKRRNRKMKITPSRLLDSISWSISEPTSTASIHTDSSSYDNNIDDQGSFLFDAKEDRKSMISFVNISRMLTESEKSELVLESHFLTVMFPVDRFSEMGPRSRTFFSNTGFTCLQILDHIHSFYQEKMSAEEIELAIHTDSRHADMLRSAYSGSLEFKRIDFLGSRKRLERLKRVSGDNCSNVYELLIRA; this comes from the exons ATGACTGAAAAAGTGGGAGGCGGTGTTGGCGGGGGCGGAAGGGTGGAGGTGATAAAAGGCAAGGGATGTTCAAGGCTATTTTTGGAAGTTTCTTCATCATTCAGGGGCATCCAGTCCTTTTCCTTGGAGCCCATGTCACCAGCTTCAACTGTCTCTGTAATTTCTGAGCATCCCGTGAAATCACACGGACCATTATCTGGTCTTGTTATTTGTGTTACGGGGCTCTCCAAAG AAACAAGGAAACAGGTCAAGGAAGCAACCGAGAGATTGGGAGGTCAATATAGTCCTCATCTCCATGCCCGATGCACACATTTGGTGGTTCAaa GTTTTTGTGGACATAAATTTGAGTATGCTCTCAAACATGGGCCAGCAAACGGTCTGTTCCTGGTTTCAATCAGCTGGTTCGTGGATAGCGTCAAGAAGAATG TTAGGATGGATGAATCATTCTACAGAATGGGTGCCCAAAATGATTACCCTACGCGAATTGATAAGAATCTGGTTGCTGACAATGGTTGTCTCCCAGCGGGATTGCTAAACCATTCCATTCAGCTTGACAAGATGGAAGGTTCGCTCTTGAGATTTCCAGAAAGGGAGACTAAAAGGCCCAATGTTCTTTCATTTTGTTCTGGCCAATCCTTCTATATTGACGTAGATGTCCCAGCTGAACTTCATCACAGG GTCGCTGAAGCTTTATCCGTAGAAGGTGCTACACTGAGCCAATGGTTTGTTGGCTGCAACGCGAGTCATGTAATATGTGAAGGGCCTTCAGTTCGAAAATATCTGGGGCATTTGAGTTATCTTGTTACA CCACAATGGGTTCTGAAGTCTGCAAAAGAAAAATGTCAGCAGAGGCTTGTTAACCTATCATCCGATTTGGCTCGGTACACTGGAGTTATGCTCAATGCTTTCCATGATAGTGTTTCAAAGGAG GAAGTTAAGAGGGTAACTAGCCCCAGAAATGTTCCTAGTCCCGTGATTAAAGCAAGCCCCGAAGAaaggcaaatgaaagtgaacctGGCTAAAGATGGGGTCAGAAAGCGCCGGAATCGTAAAATGAAG ATAACCCCCAGCAGGCTTTTAGATTCCATAAGCTGGTCAATATCCGAGCCAACCTCGACAGCTTCTATACATACAGACTCTTCCAGTTATGACAACAACATTGATGATCAAGGATCCTTTCTCTTTGATGCAAAGGAGGACAGAAAATCTATGATTTCATTCGTGAACATATCACGAATGCTCACAGAAAG TGAGAAGTCTGAGTTAGTATTGGAAAGCCATTTCCTCACTGTAATGTTTCCCGTTGATCGGTTTTCCGAGATGGGACCTCGTTCAAGAACATTCTTCAGCAATACTGGCTTCACATGTTTGCAGATCTTAGATCACATCCATTCATTTTACCAG GAGAAAATGTCAGCCGAGGAAATCGAACTTGCCATCCACACCGACTCTAGACATGCTGACATGCTACGATCTGCTTACTCTGGTTCCCTGGAGTTCAAAAGGATTGACTTTCTTGGTAGCCGAAAGAGATTAGAAAGGTTGAAACGTGTATCCGGTGATAACTGTAGCAACGTTTACGAGTTGTTGATCAGAGCATAA
- the LOC140878107 gene encoding 3beta-hydroxysteroid-dehydrogenase/decarboxylase, translated as MAGGEERWCVVTGGRGFAARHLVVMLIKYNMYSVRIADLGPTIKLDSDEENGVLGEALKSGRAVYVSADLRAKSQVLKACQGSEVVFHMAAPDSSINNHQLHHSVNVQGTKNIIDACIELKVKRLVYTSSPSVVFDGVNGIINGNESIPYPAKHNDSYSSTKAEGEVLVIKSNGSNGLLTCCIRPSSIFGPGDKLLVPSLVDAARAGKSKFIIGDGNNMYDFTYVENVAHAHICAERALASEPPVSEKAAGQAYFVTNMEPIKFWEFMSLLLEGLGYERPKIKIPAAVMMPIANLVEFIYKLLAPYGMKVPQLTPSRIRLLSRSRTFDCSRANDRLGYTPIVSLQEGLRRTIESYPHLRADARTKRIRPSKAELLLGSGKVADVLLWRNRKETFTVLLILAAFYFNFIATGYTVITAVSKLLLAASVFLFIHSKLPKKILGYEIEKIPDSKFHVSEAASRQMSLSVASRWNSAMSDLKSLCKGNDPILFFKVVLSLLLVSVVGAFSLHNIFVIGLPIIFIAFVVYEKKEEEIDDLVVKALSFGCKFKSDLTRKLSNSKKQQ; from the exons ATGGCTGGTGGGGAGGAGAGGTGGTGCGTGGTGACCGGCGGGAGAGGCTTTGCGGCGAGGCATTTGGTGGTGAtgctcatcaaatacaacatgtaTTCGGTGCGTATTGCTGATTTGGGTCCCACCATCAAGCTGGATTCTGATGAGGAGAATGGTGTTCTTGGAGAAGCCTTGAAGTCTGGTCGCGCCGTCTACGTGTCGGCAGATCTCCGTGCCAAATCGCAAGTGCTCAAAG CTTGCCAAGGATCTGAAGTTGTCTTTCACATGGCTGCTCCCGATTCCTCTATCAATAACCATCAACTCCATCACTCAGTCAATGTACAAG GAACCAAGAACATTATTGATGCATGCATCGAGCTGAAAGTAAAACGGCTTGTATATACAAGCTCACCAAGTGTTGTCTTTGATGGAGTCAATGGAATTATAAACGGAAATGAATCAATACCCTATCCTGCTAAG CACAATGATTCGTACTCCAGCACCAAAGCTGAAGGAGAGGTCCTAGTTATCAAGTCAAATGGATCAAATGGACTTCTAACATGCTGCATCAGACCTAGCAGCATTTTTGGCCCTGGTGATAAATTGCTTGTTCCATCTTTAGTTGATGCTGCAAGGGCTGGGAAATCGAAG TTTATCATTGGAGATGGGAACAACATGTATGATTTTACTTATGTTGAGAATGTGGCACACGCTCACATATGTGCTGAACGAGCTTTGGCATCTGAACCACCAGTATCAGAAAAAGCTGCTGGACAG GCATATTTCGTTACCAATATGGAACCGATTAAATTTTGGGAGTTTATGTCTCTCCTTCTTGAAGGTCTTGGTTATGAAAG GCCAAAAATTAAGATTCCAGCCGCTGTTATGATGCCAATTGCAAACTTGGTGGAGTTTATTTATAAACTTCTAGCCCCCTATGGAATGAAGGTACCACAgttgacaccttcaagaattaGACTTCTGTCTCGGAGCAGAACTTTTGATTGTTCTAGGGCAAATGATCGACTTGGCTACACTCCCATTGTCTCACTCCAG GAGGGCCTGAGAAGAACTATCGAATCATACCCACACTTGAGGGCTGATGCTCGAACTAAAAGGATCAGGCCATCTAAAGCTGAATTGCTTCTCGGTAGTGGAAAAG TTGCTGATGTATTACTGTGGAGGAATAGAAAGGAAACATTTACCGTGTTGTTGATTTTGGCTGCTTTTTACTTCAATTTCATAGCAACCGGGTACACCGTCATTACTGCAGTTTCCAAGCTTCTGTTAGCAGCATCAGTTTTCCTTTTCATCCACAGCAAGCTACCAAAGAAAAT ATTGGGATATGAAATAGAGAAAATTCCGGACTCGAAATTTCATGTTTCAGAAGCTGCATCTCGCCAAATGTCCTTGTCAGTCGCATCAAGGTGGAACTCTGCCATGAGTGATCTAAAATCACTTTGTAAAGGAAATGATCCTATTCTTTTCTTCAAG GTAGTTCTCTCTTTATTGCTTGTCAGTGTGGTTGGAGCATTTTCACTGCATAATATTTTTGTGATAG GACTTCCCATCATCTTCATTGCTTTTGTTGTGTATGAGAAAAAGGAGGAAGAAATAGATGATTTGGTCGTCAAAGCTCTCTCATTCGGGTGCAAATTTAAGTCAGACTTGACCAGAAAACTATCCAACTCAAAGAAACAGCAATAA